Proteins found in one Takifugu flavidus isolate HTHZ2018 chromosome 7, ASM371156v2, whole genome shotgun sequence genomic segment:
- the fbxl5 gene encoding F-box/LRR-repeat protein 5 isoform X2: protein MAPFPDEVDVFTGPHWRMKQLVGLYCEKLSKTNFSNNNDFRSFLKSLCATFKEFKMHEQIENEYIIGLLQQRCTVHNVHSDNKLSEMLSLLEKGLHNIKSEYEQLNYAQQLKERLDAFTQDFIPHMKEEEEVFQPMLMQYFTYEELKDIKKQVIAQHCSQQQWDCAAEVLKGFSLWSQAEELQKAFKYSDHEKTDYELEKTWSSSAHISQLPTEIMLRLFHYLSPEDLCRCSQVCSSWSELAKTGSLWRHLYPVRWARGDYYSGPPGDLDQEPDEDWVRSRQNEGRAYQEWDEDADVDESDISGQSPGSLAISTAQREKRLLNGIIHNLLPAVGPSVTSIVLAYSSTASSKMVRQILSLCPNITHLDLTQTDVTDFAFDSWSSFGACLSLKHLDLSGCEKISDHALRKLSVGLGDLTAPAKHSSRRDKHAKSSPLPISLMEEDSLGSVEHKRRAIIFKQGPGRWGGRRTQTQVWVLDSLDLADIEDTVERSRCDGAPFSEAETFVETQLVGGLCCCRRSGRRGHRTSSNAAYLQQRYAMTGEIFCGHSTCCTSDAALRTFTGPPSGSDALRSSTAEFRTKGPSFGGRRCNGHETRTEPSGVRRSLRFLSLSGCYQITDLGLRALAQRGGLPALEHLNLSGCLFITEVGLQELVSACPSLNDEHFYYCDNINGPHSDTASGCQNLQCGFRACCRSGE from the exons ATGGCTCCTTTCCCAGACGAGGTGGATGTTTTTACTGGGCCACACTGGCGAATGAAGCAGCTGGTGGGCCTATACTGCGAAAAG CTGTCAAAAACCAACTTCTCCAACAACAATGATTTCCGCTCATTCCTTAAGTCCCTGTGTGCAACCTTTAAGGAGTTCAAGATGCATGAGCAGATTGAAAACGAGTACATCATCGGACTGTTGCAACAGCGCTGCACCGTGCACAATGTGCACTCTGACAACAAACTCTCAGAGATGTTGTCACTGCTTGAAAAGGGCCTACATAACATTAAG aGTGAATATGAGCAGCTTAACTAtgctcagcagctgaaggagagactAGACGCTTTCACTCAGGACTTCATACCCCACatgaaggaagaagaggag GTGTTTCAGCCGATGCTCATGCAGTACTTCACCTATGAGGAGCTCAAGGACATCAAAAAGCAGGTGATAGCGCAGCACTGCAGTCAGCAGCAGTGGGACTGTGCTGCCGAGGTGCTGAAGGGCTTCAGCCTGTGGAGCCAggcggaggagctgcagaaagcCTTCAAGTATTCTGACCACGAGAAGACAGACTACG AACTGGAAAAGACCTGGAGCTCTTCAGCTCACATCTCCCAGCTTCCAACAGAAATCATGCTGAGGCTCTTCCACTACTTGAGCCCTGAGGACCTGTGTCGCTGCAGTCAGGTGTGCAGCTCCTGGTCAGAACTGGCCAAGACCGGCTCTTTGTGGAGGCACCTCTACCCCGTGCGCTGGGCCAGAG GGGACTACTATAGTGGCCCCCCTGGAGATTTGGACCAAGAACCAGATGAGGACTGGGTGAGGAGTCGGCAAAATGAAGGCCGAGCCTATCAGGAGTGGGACGAGGACGCTGATGTGGACGAGTCAG ACATTTCGGGGCAAAGTCCAGGCTCATTAGCAATCAGCACAGCTCAGCGAGAGAAGAGGCTCCTGAACGGGATTATCCACAACCTCCTGCCAGCCGTGGGTCCATCTGTCACGTCCATTGTTCTGGCCTACAGTTCCACAGCCTCCAGCAAAATG GTGCGTCAGATTCTCAGTCTTTGTCCCAACATCACCCACCTGGACCTGACCCAGACCGATGTGACAGATTTTGCATTTGACAg CTGGTCTTCTTTCGGAGCCTGCCTGTCCCTCAAGCACCTGGATCTGTCGGGCTGCGAGAAGATCTCCGACCACGCTCTGAGAAAACTCTCTGTCGGCCTGGGCGACCTCACCGCTCCCGCCAAGCACTCGTCCCGGCGAGACAAGCACGCCAAAAGCTCCCCGCTACCCATCAgcctgatggaggaggacagccTGGGCTCGGTGGAGCATAAACGGCGTGCCATCATTTTCAAGCAGGGGCCCGGGCGTTGGGGTGGCCGCCGGACCCAAACCCAAGTCTGGGTCTTGGACTCCTTAGACCTGGCGGACATTGAGGACACTGTGGAGAGGAGCCGTTGCGATGGGGCGCCTTTTTCCGAGGCGGAGACTTTTGTAGAGACCCAGCTGGTGGGAGgattgtgctgctgcaggaggagcgggaggcGCGGACACAGGACTAGCTCGAACGCCGCCTACCTGCAGCAGCGCTACGCCATGACGGGGGAGATCTTTTGCGGTCACTCGACTTGTTGCACGAGTGACGCGGCCCTCAGGACGTTCACTGGGCCCCCGTCTGGATCAGACGCCCTCAGAAGCAGCACTGCAGAGTTTCGGACTAAAGGCCCCTCATTTGGGGGTCGGCGGTGTAACGGACACGAAACCAGGACTGAGCCGTCAGGCGTGAGGCGCTCCTTGAGGTTCCTCAGTCTCTCTGGATGTTATCAGATCACAGATCTGGGCTTGAG GGCTCTGGCGCAGCGCGGAGGACTTCCTGCTCTGGAGCACCTCAACCTGTCCGGCTGCCTCTTCATCACTGAGGtggggctgcaggagctggtgtCGGCCTGTCCGTCGCTCAATGACGAGCACTTCTATTACTGCGACAACATCAACG GTCCTCACTCAGACACGGCCAGCGGCTGCCAGAACCTGCAGTGTGGTTTCAGGGCCTGCTGCCGCTCCGGAgagtga
- the fbxl5 gene encoding F-box/LRR-repeat protein 5 isoform X1 has product MAPFPDEVDVFTGPHWRMKQLVGLYCEKLSKTNFSNNNDFRSFLKSLCATFKEFKMHEQIENEYIIGLLQQRCTVHNVHSDNKLSEMLSLLEKGLHNIKSEYEQLNYAQQLKERLDAFTQDFIPHMKEEEEVFQPMLMQYFTYEELKDIKKQVIAQHCSQQQWDCAAEVLKGFSLWSQAEELQKAFKYSDHEKTDYELEKTWSSSAHISQLPTEIMLRLFHYLSPEDLCRCSQVCSSWSELAKTGSLWRHLYPVRWARGDYYSGPPGDLDQEPDEDWVRSRQNEGRAYQEWDEDADVDESDISGQSPGSLAISTAQREKRLLNGIIHNLLPAVGPSVTSIVLAYSSTASSKMVRQILSLCPNITHLDLTQTDVTDFAFDSWSSFGACLSLKHLDLSGCEKISDHALRKLSVGLGDLTAPAKHSSRRDKHAKSSPLPISLMEEDSLGSVEHKRRAIIFKQGPGRWGGRRTQTQVWVLDSLDLADIEDTVERSRCDGAPFSEAETFVETQLVGGLCCCRRSGRRGHRTSSNAAYLQQRYAMTGEIFCGHSTCCTSDAALRTFTGPPSGSDALRSSTAEFRTKGPSFGGRRCNGHETRTEPSGVRRSLRFLSLSGCYQITDLGLRALAQRGGLPALEHLNLSGCLFITEVGLQELVSACPSLNDEHFYYCDNINGNTRESAGFFFFPGKSFWIFALTVPGLSLII; this is encoded by the exons ATGGCTCCTTTCCCAGACGAGGTGGATGTTTTTACTGGGCCACACTGGCGAATGAAGCAGCTGGTGGGCCTATACTGCGAAAAG CTGTCAAAAACCAACTTCTCCAACAACAATGATTTCCGCTCATTCCTTAAGTCCCTGTGTGCAACCTTTAAGGAGTTCAAGATGCATGAGCAGATTGAAAACGAGTACATCATCGGACTGTTGCAACAGCGCTGCACCGTGCACAATGTGCACTCTGACAACAAACTCTCAGAGATGTTGTCACTGCTTGAAAAGGGCCTACATAACATTAAG aGTGAATATGAGCAGCTTAACTAtgctcagcagctgaaggagagactAGACGCTTTCACTCAGGACTTCATACCCCACatgaaggaagaagaggag GTGTTTCAGCCGATGCTCATGCAGTACTTCACCTATGAGGAGCTCAAGGACATCAAAAAGCAGGTGATAGCGCAGCACTGCAGTCAGCAGCAGTGGGACTGTGCTGCCGAGGTGCTGAAGGGCTTCAGCCTGTGGAGCCAggcggaggagctgcagaaagcCTTCAAGTATTCTGACCACGAGAAGACAGACTACG AACTGGAAAAGACCTGGAGCTCTTCAGCTCACATCTCCCAGCTTCCAACAGAAATCATGCTGAGGCTCTTCCACTACTTGAGCCCTGAGGACCTGTGTCGCTGCAGTCAGGTGTGCAGCTCCTGGTCAGAACTGGCCAAGACCGGCTCTTTGTGGAGGCACCTCTACCCCGTGCGCTGGGCCAGAG GGGACTACTATAGTGGCCCCCCTGGAGATTTGGACCAAGAACCAGATGAGGACTGGGTGAGGAGTCGGCAAAATGAAGGCCGAGCCTATCAGGAGTGGGACGAGGACGCTGATGTGGACGAGTCAG ACATTTCGGGGCAAAGTCCAGGCTCATTAGCAATCAGCACAGCTCAGCGAGAGAAGAGGCTCCTGAACGGGATTATCCACAACCTCCTGCCAGCCGTGGGTCCATCTGTCACGTCCATTGTTCTGGCCTACAGTTCCACAGCCTCCAGCAAAATG GTGCGTCAGATTCTCAGTCTTTGTCCCAACATCACCCACCTGGACCTGACCCAGACCGATGTGACAGATTTTGCATTTGACAg CTGGTCTTCTTTCGGAGCCTGCCTGTCCCTCAAGCACCTGGATCTGTCGGGCTGCGAGAAGATCTCCGACCACGCTCTGAGAAAACTCTCTGTCGGCCTGGGCGACCTCACCGCTCCCGCCAAGCACTCGTCCCGGCGAGACAAGCACGCCAAAAGCTCCCCGCTACCCATCAgcctgatggaggaggacagccTGGGCTCGGTGGAGCATAAACGGCGTGCCATCATTTTCAAGCAGGGGCCCGGGCGTTGGGGTGGCCGCCGGACCCAAACCCAAGTCTGGGTCTTGGACTCCTTAGACCTGGCGGACATTGAGGACACTGTGGAGAGGAGCCGTTGCGATGGGGCGCCTTTTTCCGAGGCGGAGACTTTTGTAGAGACCCAGCTGGTGGGAGgattgtgctgctgcaggaggagcgggaggcGCGGACACAGGACTAGCTCGAACGCCGCCTACCTGCAGCAGCGCTACGCCATGACGGGGGAGATCTTTTGCGGTCACTCGACTTGTTGCACGAGTGACGCGGCCCTCAGGACGTTCACTGGGCCCCCGTCTGGATCAGACGCCCTCAGAAGCAGCACTGCAGAGTTTCGGACTAAAGGCCCCTCATTTGGGGGTCGGCGGTGTAACGGACACGAAACCAGGACTGAGCCGTCAGGCGTGAGGCGCTCCTTGAGGTTCCTCAGTCTCTCTGGATGTTATCAGATCACAGATCTGGGCTTGAG GGCTCTGGCGCAGCGCGGAGGACTTCCTGCTCTGGAGCACCTCAACCTGTCCGGCTGCCTCTTCATCACTGAGGtggggctgcaggagctggtgtCGGCCTGTCCGTCGCTCAATGACGAGCACTTCTATTACTGCGACAACATCAACGGTAACACAAGGGAAAGCgctgggtttttctttttcccaggAAAATCATTCTGGATTTTTGCCCTGACTGTACCTGGTTTATCCCTAATTATCTAG
- the fbxl5 gene encoding F-box/LRR-repeat protein 5 isoform X3, protein MHLLIKHTGFCLSKTNFSNNNDFRSFLKSLCATFKEFKMHEQIENEYIIGLLQQRCTVHNVHSDNKLSEMLSLLEKGLHNIKSEYEQLNYAQQLKERLDAFTQDFIPHMKEEEEVFQPMLMQYFTYEELKDIKKQVIAQHCSQQQWDCAAEVLKGFSLWSQAEELQKAFKYSDHEKTDYELEKTWSSSAHISQLPTEIMLRLFHYLSPEDLCRCSQVCSSWSELAKTGSLWRHLYPVRWARGDYYSGPPGDLDQEPDEDWVRSRQNEGRAYQEWDEDADVDESDISGQSPGSLAISTAQREKRLLNGIIHNLLPAVGPSVTSIVLAYSSTASSKMVRQILSLCPNITHLDLTQTDVTDFAFDSWSSFGACLSLKHLDLSGCEKISDHALRKLSVGLGDLTAPAKHSSRRDKHAKSSPLPISLMEEDSLGSVEHKRRAIIFKQGPGRWGGRRTQTQVWVLDSLDLADIEDTVERSRCDGAPFSEAETFVETQLVGGLCCCRRSGRRGHRTSSNAAYLQQRYAMTGEIFCGHSTCCTSDAALRTFTGPPSGSDALRSSTAEFRTKGPSFGGRRCNGHETRTEPSGVRRSLRFLSLSGCYQITDLGLRALAQRGGLPALEHLNLSGCLFITEVGLQELVSACPSLNDEHFYYCDNINGNTRESAGFFFFPGKSFWIFALTVPGLSLII, encoded by the exons ATGCATTTATTGATAAAGCACACTGGATTTTGT CTGTCAAAAACCAACTTCTCCAACAACAATGATTTCCGCTCATTCCTTAAGTCCCTGTGTGCAACCTTTAAGGAGTTCAAGATGCATGAGCAGATTGAAAACGAGTACATCATCGGACTGTTGCAACAGCGCTGCACCGTGCACAATGTGCACTCTGACAACAAACTCTCAGAGATGTTGTCACTGCTTGAAAAGGGCCTACATAACATTAAG aGTGAATATGAGCAGCTTAACTAtgctcagcagctgaaggagagactAGACGCTTTCACTCAGGACTTCATACCCCACatgaaggaagaagaggag GTGTTTCAGCCGATGCTCATGCAGTACTTCACCTATGAGGAGCTCAAGGACATCAAAAAGCAGGTGATAGCGCAGCACTGCAGTCAGCAGCAGTGGGACTGTGCTGCCGAGGTGCTGAAGGGCTTCAGCCTGTGGAGCCAggcggaggagctgcagaaagcCTTCAAGTATTCTGACCACGAGAAGACAGACTACG AACTGGAAAAGACCTGGAGCTCTTCAGCTCACATCTCCCAGCTTCCAACAGAAATCATGCTGAGGCTCTTCCACTACTTGAGCCCTGAGGACCTGTGTCGCTGCAGTCAGGTGTGCAGCTCCTGGTCAGAACTGGCCAAGACCGGCTCTTTGTGGAGGCACCTCTACCCCGTGCGCTGGGCCAGAG GGGACTACTATAGTGGCCCCCCTGGAGATTTGGACCAAGAACCAGATGAGGACTGGGTGAGGAGTCGGCAAAATGAAGGCCGAGCCTATCAGGAGTGGGACGAGGACGCTGATGTGGACGAGTCAG ACATTTCGGGGCAAAGTCCAGGCTCATTAGCAATCAGCACAGCTCAGCGAGAGAAGAGGCTCCTGAACGGGATTATCCACAACCTCCTGCCAGCCGTGGGTCCATCTGTCACGTCCATTGTTCTGGCCTACAGTTCCACAGCCTCCAGCAAAATG GTGCGTCAGATTCTCAGTCTTTGTCCCAACATCACCCACCTGGACCTGACCCAGACCGATGTGACAGATTTTGCATTTGACAg CTGGTCTTCTTTCGGAGCCTGCCTGTCCCTCAAGCACCTGGATCTGTCGGGCTGCGAGAAGATCTCCGACCACGCTCTGAGAAAACTCTCTGTCGGCCTGGGCGACCTCACCGCTCCCGCCAAGCACTCGTCCCGGCGAGACAAGCACGCCAAAAGCTCCCCGCTACCCATCAgcctgatggaggaggacagccTGGGCTCGGTGGAGCATAAACGGCGTGCCATCATTTTCAAGCAGGGGCCCGGGCGTTGGGGTGGCCGCCGGACCCAAACCCAAGTCTGGGTCTTGGACTCCTTAGACCTGGCGGACATTGAGGACACTGTGGAGAGGAGCCGTTGCGATGGGGCGCCTTTTTCCGAGGCGGAGACTTTTGTAGAGACCCAGCTGGTGGGAGgattgtgctgctgcaggaggagcgggaggcGCGGACACAGGACTAGCTCGAACGCCGCCTACCTGCAGCAGCGCTACGCCATGACGGGGGAGATCTTTTGCGGTCACTCGACTTGTTGCACGAGTGACGCGGCCCTCAGGACGTTCACTGGGCCCCCGTCTGGATCAGACGCCCTCAGAAGCAGCACTGCAGAGTTTCGGACTAAAGGCCCCTCATTTGGGGGTCGGCGGTGTAACGGACACGAAACCAGGACTGAGCCGTCAGGCGTGAGGCGCTCCTTGAGGTTCCTCAGTCTCTCTGGATGTTATCAGATCACAGATCTGGGCTTGAG GGCTCTGGCGCAGCGCGGAGGACTTCCTGCTCTGGAGCACCTCAACCTGTCCGGCTGCCTCTTCATCACTGAGGtggggctgcaggagctggtgtCGGCCTGTCCGTCGCTCAATGACGAGCACTTCTATTACTGCGACAACATCAACGGTAACACAAGGGAAAGCgctgggtttttctttttcccaggAAAATCATTCTGGATTTTTGCCCTGACTGTACCTGGTTTATCCCTAATTATCTAG